The window TGTCCAGTCTTGAAGAACTATATGCAGGCAGCTTTATGGAATGGGAATCCTCTGTATACTATGATAGTGATAGTAGTGTTGAATTTGAGGAAGATTATTGTGGTATTGGAGGCAAAGTCAACGCGAGCCTCGATGAATTAGAATCTCTGCCTTTAACATCACTACAAATTTCTGTACCGGAACCATCCGTTTTGCCTACAGAGTCTGTCTTGAAAAATCTAGCTAGATTTAGAATTGTTATAAAGATCAATCTTTTTGCAGAGGGAAGAACACTAGGTAGTATGGATTCAGAGAATGGGTTGAGACTTGAAGGGGATGCGAGCGCGATTAAAAGGAGTGGGATATGTGTACTGCTGAAGAAAACTGAAGATCTGATATTGTACAGTGTGAGGAATTTGAAGAGTGTGTGGCATGAGTTAGAAAATGATGGTTTTCCACAGTTGAAGTGGATATCAATAGAGGAATGTCGGACATTACAACACTTGGTGAACATAAGCCACATCTCAAGTAGTTCACAGCTCCCATGTTTTAGTAACCTAAGAGACATAACAATAGCATCATGTGACAATTTGAACTACTTGTTTCCAGTGTCCATGGCTAGAAGATTGAGTCAACTCCGCAGGATATATGTATATGGCTGCCAAAGAATGGATGGATTGTTTTACGGGAAGGAAGAGGATGATGAGGTTGAGTTTCCTAATCTAATCAAATTGGAATTAAAAAGTCTGCCCGAACTCAAAGGTTTGTTGGTAGACATGGATAATGCAGCCACCAACTCATCCGTTATTCCTGGCAAGGTACATTTCTACCGAGAAATTCTACTAAACTCCTAGAGTAATACactcaatcaattaaaaagaggGATATACACTCTCCCCATCCAGGAGTATTGTAGAATTTCTACTTACCTACCAAGTATTTCATGTTCTCTTTATTAATTATTCATATTTGTACATTATATAAagggttaaggtacaaaaatacccttaacgttgacagtggagagcaattttacccctgacgTCTAAaaaggtgcaattttacccttaacgttggcaacaaacaacaattttacccccacgttgataagttgggtcaacttgagaaataatttatcaaattgtgtCTTTACAGTCATAAATCGTGTCATTTCCACTGTACGCGTACTCTAGTTTATCACTCACCATTAATAGATCACAAAGATATGTATACAcagtgaaaaaaattaaaaaattataatgtgTGCTGTATGAGTTGGATAGAAAAAATCCATATATTttgtcgaatttaaaaatattgatctttaattttattatgaaaCTACAAAAACGAAAAAGATTAGAACCAATTAATACGCAACTGATGTAGAATACGGGAACAAAATGTCTGCCTGgtttaataatgtttgaaattgacccaatttgccgatgtttggggtaaaattgcacaattttagatgttaggtgtaaattgctcttgacggtcaatgttagaggtatttttgcaccttatcccttatataaattaattatctatATGATCTTATTGCACATAAAAGGGGTCATTATGTTACTAaagtgcaaagttcagggaaTTTAAAGTCCGGTTTTGAAGTTTAGGGATTATAAAGAAGGTAAGGGAAAAGTTGAGGGACCATGGATATAATTTACCCCCACAAAAGTTAAACCGTCACTGTTTTTGCTGATATCAAATTTTCAATGTATACCAAATGgttttatcattttaaaattttagttttatatgattttaattttataattcaattCTTAGTTGTTTTATGTATACTGGagtgttcacatggaccttaatgaccatcTAGTATTTGTTTTCACATatagatctagacttattaaattCTAAAGCTTAGTATTTGCTCTTTATACCTGATCATTTATACTTTACATTAATAATTAAAAGGGTCAACACAGATTAAATTGAAGTGTTATGATgattttttgggtaaattacattcattgTCCTTGAACTATAGGGCTATTGACAACATAGCCCCTGAGCTTTATTTCTTGACATAAAAATCTCGTAACTTTGCATTATCATAGCATTGAAGTCCCAGTCGTCGAAAATCCATTAAAAACTTCGAACCctctttttatgttttgttaTTATATGTGAATTTCCAACAGATGTCTATATCATTTCTGTCACGTTGGATACGACTCTCAAATCTGCAAGAGCTTGTGATGGAACGTTGCCATTTGGTAAATGTGGCATTTTCGATCTTTGTTGTTGAGCAATTAGTTCAgcttaaaactttaaaaattAGATATTGCAAGCAGATGGAATATATTATTGGAGGCGAAGATGTAGAAAAACATACAAGAACAAGTAGATTGGTGTTTCCAATGTTAATATCTATCAACATTAGTGATCTACCAGAACTGGCAAGTTTTTGTCAAGACAGTAACTTTTTCTGGGATTGGAACTCATTGAAGGAAATACAGATAGATAAATGTCCCAAGATGAAGACATTAGTTGCACAAACTCAAATCATCCCTTCAACATCAAATCAAACTGTTGCTTCCATCAAAGAGGTATTAGCCTTTTGCATTTTGACTTTTAGGTGAGGGGCCTTAAAGAAAGGCCCAAGTTGAGATTCCATGGGTGTATTTTAACCCTTACATGTTGGGTTAATTACACATGTGGTCCTCCAAGTAGGGCTTGAAATgggccgagccgctcatgagcggcttggTGTttggctcgatttataaacgatCGAGCTTGAGCACGGCGAAGCTCGGATCGAAAGCTCGTGAACACGCtcgattataggttcatgaacaagctcacAAGCTAGCTTggttataatgttcatgaacacgCACAAGCTtggtttaattatatttttaataataatatttttattaagggTGAAATGTAAAACAACTTAGTATTATGTaaactttagttttgtagatttcaaaactatttagttttgtgttaatgaaatttcaaatcaatataattaatgagttgatAATGAGCGAAGTTCATGAACTGAATTAACGAGTTTAACGAGCTGCTCGCGAGCAAAGCTCGGTAACAAGCTCGTGAACAGCTTGTTAACAAGCTCGCGCACAGCTCGTGAGCAGAATGTTGATCGAGCTCGTGCTGGTCAATTTTCTGAAGAGCCGAGCATGAGCAGGTCAAAGCTCAGCTCGACTCGACTCGATTACAACCCTACCTCCAAGTATAAAGAATGGGAACACCAATGCCATAAAACTTAATTTCTtaacataaaaatcatcaaatattaaaaaaacaacCTAGTTTGGCCTTTCTAAAAACAAAATGGAAGGTGTCTAAAagcaaaatattaaaaaaacaacCTAATTTGGCCTTTCTTGGTTCTCTTGATATGAGAAATCAAAAGGGAGGGGATGAATGCAACTGACTCGGTTGAGTGTTGGTgacatgtatttttttattattttttaatccatGTAAAAGGACTACAGGATAAATCAAATGTAAagttggatgattttaatgttaagAAATTAAATTTGGTAGCATTAGTATTCCATTCCTGATACTTGAAGGACTGGGAGTGTAGTTATCCATATTTGATAGCTCATTTCAAATAGCatgatttttttgttgttgttgacaCATGTTTTTGCATCTTATATTACTTATTGTGATAGGTAATACCAAATGAATCTCAAACACGGACTGAGTCTTCGTCTTCCCATAGCTCAAGGAATTGGCATGTAGAGTTggtttctattttattttggtCATCTTGGATACGACTTTCAAATCTGCAAAAGCTTGTATTGGGGGGTTGCAATTCGCTGAAAGTGATATTCTCAATCTCTGTTGCTGAGCAGCTACTGCACCTTCGAACTTTAACTATACAAGTATGTAAGGAAGTGGAATATATTGTTGCAACTCTTCCaggacaagaagaagaagaagaaaaacatacAAGAACAAGTAAATTAGTCTTCCCAATGTTAACATCTATACACATTTTTAATCTACCTCAGTTGGTGACTTTCTCTGCTGACGCTCGTGTTTCCTTGGATGGGCATTCATTGAAAGAAATACAAGTACATTACTGTCCTAAAATGAAGACATTAATAGCACTCAATCAAAGCACTTCAACATTAGATCAAAGTCTTCTTTCCATCAATGAGGTTTGCGTTCTGattttgaataatttttatAGTTCAGGTTCCGTTTACTTGGCCTAAAAAACCATTTCGCCTGAATTTACTCAAAGTTACACCTATTGACCCTCTAAACTTACTTAAGTTAATTTccttaaagtgatctattggCCCTGAACTTATTTGAAGTGATGTGATACGCACTTTAACTTGCTCAAATCACCTCTTACTCTGCCACGTAGCTTTAATCATGTCATCTTAAACAAGTTCAGAGGACTAACGAGACATCTTTAATGTTCAGGGGTCAATCGGGTTTTTGGCCCCCCTGAACTTGGACTAAAAAACTGATTGACCCTCTGAAGTTTAAGGATGTAGCATTAGCCGATTCAGGGGCTCAAAAAACTGATTGACCTCCTCCATGATTAACTCCCTATTTGTGGGGCAGAGTAAGAGGTGATCTGGTCAACTTAAAGCGCGTATCACTTTAGCTAAGTTTAGAGGGCTAATAATTcaatttaagcaagttcaataAGTAAGTTCAGGGAACAATGATGTATCCATAGATAAAGATGAGTTTTTCCCTCTGTATGTATCTTTGTTTTTATATCATTATATCTTGAAGTGAATAAAGATATTCCTGGAGTAAAATTGTAGAAAATATTTATCGTCTAGGCAGTTATGATAGTATTTTGTACCTGAATCGGTGGCTCACTTTTTCTAAAATAATAGGGAAGAGGACCGAAACATGTCATTGAAAGATCTAGTATGTACCATACCTGGACAATAGTTGGAGTCAACGACTCTCATAGGGCTCTGTAGTGGAAGAACCAAAAACTCAGAGGGTCAGTGGACCAAAATTGAGTGagaaaacatatatttttttgggaTTAATAATCAGTGACGGAGAAATCTATCGTAGTTCGATCTGTACTGCCAAATTTGTCATAAATTCTGTAAATAACAAGATTAGGGACGAGATTTTATATTAGCGACATAATTTTTGtgataaatccaattttttgtTACTTTTCCCTGGAATTGGGGGGGTTGACGGAATAATTAACCTaccatttttacaattttaatgcAGATGCTATTCAAGATTGCGCCAGAATCTAAAGGATCTCCATCTCTATCTGTAGAAGAAGTGGATGTTCAAGACTGTGTGAATTTGTCTAATCTTTTCTCCTCGGATGTGGCCAAACTTCTGGGGAAACTACAACGTTTAAAAGTAACAACATGTGAGAAGATTGAAGAGGTTATTTCAAAAGGAAATGAAGAAGCAGTTGACAAAATTGCATTTCCTCAGTTAAAGTCAATGGAACTAAAGGGTTTACAAAACCTTCGGAGTTTCTACAATGGGATTCATCCGGTTGAATTGTCGTTTTTGAAAGATTTACAATTTGATGAATCCAATTTTCAACTGAAGATTTTCTTGTTCGAATGCTCGCTGAATGTAAAGGAAATGTGCATAAATGGAACCGATTATTCAAAAATGGGAAATCATTTCACCAATGATACCATAAAAGAACAGGTACAATCAGCTAACCTTTTATTCAACATTTTacttagttcaatttaatacaTAATTACACATAAACTTCCCACTTTTTCCTGGGAACTTATATTTGGATCTATATCACACCTACATTTGTCAAATTTGGACATCTGACACTCTTATTTGCTGATTTGGTAGACTTCATATTAAGTCGGCATGGCACCGTCAAGTCAAACTTCCCTTTAAACATGTTTCATGCCATGTCAGTAAATAATGGTGTTCAAATTGACAAGTTTAGATGTGTTACAACTTACAAGTCCAAGATAAGTTCGGAGTGCCAAATGGTAAAAAGTGACAAATTTAGATGTGCAATTATATATCAAGCCATTTAATTTTCTCTCATAAGAagaaaccatatatatatatgttagcgATTCATCCTTTAAACACCCAAAACTTAGTTTTAAGCCCCTAAACTACACAAGTTTGTGCAATTGAACCCACattttttaattctattaaacTCTTGATCTTTATAGTTGAAACTTATTGAACTTTTTCTAATCCAAACAATTTGTGGAAGTGAACCACGGAAGACATGTGATGGAGTTGAAAAAAATAGGCTCAATAGATTCCGATTATAAAGTTCAAGGGCTCAATAATCCCGACCCTTCAAGATTAAGGACTTGACAAAAAATATTTAAGTTTTGAGGGTGTAACGAACGAGTCCTGGGTGGGTGGATTTTGGGTAGAAGGCCTGCTAAACGAACGACCTTAAGGATAGTGATGGTATAGGAATGAACTTACTCCCACGttggaaatggagagagagttaGTGGGGTATATTAGTAAGATGTGTTTCTAATACATGCAGACATGTTTTAAATGGAGGGAATGAGACTTGGgtcagagcggacaatatctaagTGACGCATTTTACTGGTTGTTATAGTTCTTTCTTACTTCCACCGCTATCCCTTAGAGCCGCTTCTTGCTCAGGCCTTTTACCCGGTGCCACCTACTCTGGACCGGCTCGTTACAATAACAAATTTATGAAATTCAGTCTTAAAAGTATGTTTCTTTTTTGAAGATGTTGAACAAAGTAAGCATATGCTGCGTTGAGCATTTCCTGATTATGTGTCAACTGCCACATGAAGACTCAAGTAGTATTCGAGATTTACTCTTTACGAAGTGTGAGAAATTGTTGGATGTCATTCCTTGGAATTTGATTACAAGTCTTCAAAAGTTAGAAAAGCTTGTTGTGAAGAAATGTGATTCGGTAGAGAAAATATTCGAGTATGAAAGAGTAAATACTGAAGATCAAACAAGTATTACAATATTCTCTCATCTTGAAGAAATTACTCTGGAAGATCTGAAAAATCTCAAGCATATATTCAACAAGATTCCAAAAAGAATTCTGGGGTTTCAAAAGTTAGAAAAACTCGTCGTGAAGAGATGTGCTTCAGTACTTGAGCTATTCGAgttcgaagaagaagaaagtgtcaCAACATTTTCTCATCTCGACACTATTATTCTGGAATATCTGGAAAATCTCAAGCATATATTCACTAAAATTCCGGACAACATCGTTGGGTTCCAAAAGCTAAGGAAGTTACATGTTGAAAATTGCAACAACTTGAGAAACATATTCTCAGTATGGTCGGTAAAGGGTCTTGTACAGCTCCAACAACTAGAGGTAGCGTTTTGTACGAGGTTGGAGGAAATAGTTGCAAAacaggaaaaagaagaagaagaagctattgtGTTCCCAAAACTGAGGAGTATTAATGTTTTATCTTGTCCTAAACTTGAATGTTTTTACAGTGGAAAACGTGCCATTGAATTGCCAGTACTGAAAAGCTTGAGCATTTTCAGCTGTGATGCTATTCAGACTTTCTCAAATGGATTATTGAGCACTCCAAATCTGCATAAAATAGCAATTGATTTTATGAATCATCCTTGTAATGGAGACCTTAATGCAGCCTTATCAAGCAAGTAGAAGAAGGTACACTCTATTACTTAACATGGTTTGTTCTCATTTCATTTGCGTCTGAAATGGTATCTTTTACAACTCGAAataaggtttttacagtttctcTATAAAAATTCAAATGTAGATGAAGTGGATAATGCTCTATTAACCAAGTTCTATGTTCAAAGCTCATTTTTCAGAAGCTTAATGTGTTAATTTGAAAGATGAAGGGCTCAATCCACCAAAATAAGAATGATTAGAGGCCTCTAGATGTTTTTTACCAAAATTCTAACATACTTTTGGGTGCATGTGCTTCCATCCAACAAGATCTCCCATTGGATGGGAGCATATTGTCACGGACACAGTCTTTCACTACCCCTGTCAACTGTGTACTGCCGGATGAAATCATGCGGGATGTGACAATATGCTCTGGGAGTACATTAGTCAGGTTTTGCACAACTAATGCACCATAGTTGGTACAAAAGTATGAATATATACCATCTTATGACGATCAATAATTTATCACCTACAATCAAAGAATTAGGATGTAAGAAATTATTTACCTATAAAAACGCACGTTACATGTACATTTCATTGGACAAAATATTTATATTGGTTTCAAAAGATTTGATGTTAAGCAGTTAACTAAACTTACCAAAAGAGCTTACAGCTACAATTAAAACCTCAAAGTTAACTGATGTCTATAATTTGTGGCTTTTTAGGGGGCTGGATTTATAAGGACTCTCTATTATGGAAAAGCTTGTCTGAGAGATGTTTGTTAGAGGACAGATGCAATTATACTTGTGATGATCAGTTGACCATTTTAATGTGGTtgttatgcttttttttttttaaattaaataattattctattattaatttttttaatgaaagattgggacgcgattaagaggttagacatcccaactaggttggcacccctaacgCACTTAACCAATcctgaatattattaaaaaaaaaaaaagaaaattacaaaagggGAGAAAATTAAAGGAAACGAATATGAGCAACATTACAAAGGTCATCGAAAACATGAAATTGCAGTGGTCTACATTGTAGATTTGTTTCTATTCATAAATTCAGTTTCCTTCATGTGCCATTTGTTTATGATGCGTTTGAAGACTATGATAGTTATGTAAGGAGCGTTTTTCTATGCAGCTATTCTAGACAGAGTTAGCTATTTATATAGGCGCTTTTGTTTGCATCATTAGGAGACTTTTAAAATTTTGACCTTCAGACCATGCTGTAGTAATCTTACATTTGTAGCAACTTCTTGTGTGTAATTGACAATCATCATCTGCCATTAATGATAAGTGCACTAGTCGTATGCATTGATTTGAGTGTATAACATGTTATTTGTCTTGATAACCCTATCACGGATTTTCTGTtttcattatattttattttagatgTCTATATGATTAGTAATTTAGTGTTTCTTATTGTTCGGTGGGAGTGATTGACTGATAGTCTATTTCATTATGAAGAACTCATGTTTGTGTTTTCATATTACTATGTCTTCATATGCTTTGTGGAAAATGGGCTAGTCTTAGCTTCTTTTGCTTAGGCCTAGATTTCTATGACCTGGACAATGAAAACAAGACGTGAGCTCGAAACCTTCGATCTCTTGATaggtgggtaaattacatacgtggtgtataaTGTTTGCTCTCTTTCATAATTTGGTGTATaatcttcaattttgcacacaaagttgtacaaccttttggtaaCTTTCCACTAAAGTGTAAACCGGTCAACGCGTTACGTCAACAATTTGACCTCCATAAAAGTAAAAAGTTGACCAGTCAACgtgccacatcagcaattttgaCTTTTATGAAGATCAAATTGCTGACGTGTCGTGTTGACTTcgcattgaccggtcataattaccGACTGTAGTCACTGTATATTTTAGTGGAAGGTCATCAAAATGTTATACAGTTCTGTGTGTAAAATTGAAAGTTTTACatcaaaatgtgaaaaatgacaaagattgtACACCACCACATATGTAATCTATCCTAGTTCAACCTTTGAACCTTTTGAATAATCATATAATCATAGAACCTTTCTAACTTTGAGGATTCTATATTGATTGAAACCTACACTTCCTCCATCGAACTCCTGATTATATTGAGATCTAATCATAGTATCTTACATCAATTGTTGTTGCATGTCCTTCCTTCAATGCCTCTTTGTACTCAAAGTCTTAGTTGCAAAACACTCAACTCTTCCATTTTGACAATAACTACTTTGAAACCTTCACTGAAGGTAAGTTGGCAATCATGGTTTCAATTTGATAGTAGATACTCTTCTTTCTTGCATAGATTTATTTTTCCATCttaacatgattttttttttttttttaataaaagcgGTCTTGAATGTACATGCAAGATTTTTGGTGAGAGTAAATGGCCAATTGCGCATGATTGGGTTGTGATCATGGACTTGATTGCTTGCAAaatattggcttaatacatcatttgctccccGAACTTGTCAAAAAAGGTTGATTGACCtcatgaactttcaaagtgtctcgatagcctcgtgaacttgcataaaatgttcatttagccctctgaacttgcgtaaaatgtaatcaattaatcgtTCGGTtgcaaaaagtaagttaaatgcgggaTATGTATTGTACACGTCTTAgattgttattacataattcataaaatatattaaaaaggaagttcttAATTGCAAAACTATAAACTTTGTTTtccctaatattagaaccgtataTCCCGACCTTCATCGTTTTGCTCTTTTAAAGACGTATTCAAtacatctttcgcatttaatttactttattttgtgcaattgagtgattaattgattacattttacgcaagttcagggagctaattgAACATGCAAAATAACACGACAATCAGTTTTGACACACTTACTTGTAATTCAAAATGGATATTGACCATAAGATTCTAATAAACCTAGTTCTAAAAATGAATTTGTTTATTCAGGGTTCATGTAAATATTATTGATGAAGATCAAATAATAAGATGATAAGATGATAATCCGTTTTGAAGCACTTGCCTACCGTCCAAATGGGTATTCACAATTTATAAAAAGACAATCTTTTGATACGATCCATTTGATATATATAGAAACATGAGGGAAACATATTTAAAGCATGTTTGTAGTCTAATTAGTTTCAATGTGTCAACCAGAACTACTTATGGAAGGATTCTAAATTTGAGTTTATTTTGACGCATATGGATGATACGATGgaaagacttttttttttcttaatgttAAATGCAGTAGGAACGTGGTAGCTTATAAAAAAAGACTTTACACTAATATCAAATAAATAGTAAAGATTGTTTTTTCAGACTTGCTCTTTGCTTTATTACAatactagtttttggcccgtgcgatgcacggatttatcttaatatataaatattaataaaaatacaatctaataattacaattaatgacataaatgtgttatataaattaaatattattatttgattttcacatttactttaaataatatttttatagataaatataataataaaataaaaactaatatattatatattatattatattttttatcagtaaaaaaggaggaagtgacacctcagttccatcattactgttttatattatatatagatagatatgtaaagaattagagagattttagggattaatttaaattctgtagtactcttagatatatgggataaaataatctttttatagataaatatacataataaaattaaaattaatatattaaattttttatcactaaaaaaggaggaagtgacacctcagttccatcgttactgttttatattatatagatatatagatgtgtagagaattagagagattttagggattaatttaaattctgtagaactcttagatatagtacggataaaataatctttttatagataaatatatataataaaattaaaattaatatattaaattttttatcactaaaaaatgaggaagtgacacctcagttccatcgttactgttttatattatatatagatgtgtagagaattagagagattttagggattaatttaaattctgtagaactcttagatatagtacggatacaataatctttttatagataaatatatataataaaattaaaattaatatattaaattttttatcactaaaaaaggaggaagtgacacctcagtttcATCgtcactgttttatattatatatagattgaaTTTCTTTATTTCTGATTCCTTTTCTTATTTACATACAAATTCTTTCAATTGAATAACACTAAAGACACgctcataaaaaaaaagttcataAATAACGAATGTCAACCAAATGCACGACCATGCAATACAAGATTGTTGGGCTTTTGGAGATTAAGAGATAGGCTCAACTGCAACGATGGGTccaactgcagcgatccaactCCGTGGGCGATTAAGGTTTCTTgaggagtataaatgtaacctctttctctgtaatccgtatctctttcattatagtgaaatatcctggTTTGGTAGTGCCCCtagacgtagtcattcatattgagtggcgaactgggtaaacaattctttTGTGTTTGCTTGTTTTTTGTTTATCTTAATTTCATTTATTCCTAACAAAGATGTAGTATAACAATGGAACGCTTTTACGATGATATTAAGATAAAAGGAAAGTTTAAAGGAAGCTATCAATTTTGGGTTATTAATACAGAGAGATGTGAACTCCATTAATTCATCCTAgcatggaaaaaaaaaatacttcaatCATCCAATATATTATGACTAGAACTAGACCAACCCGTTACTTATATATACACTTGCAACATGCTTAGTTCTTGTCCGATACAATTTTGCAAACAATATAACGGCACTGTCCCGCCTATTACTTTGCTTAATATGTCGTTTGCAACGGTTGTAGTTCATGCACGTGACAAATAGTCAAGCAGTCAATCTAATATGACCGGCCAATTTGTATTTGTATTAGTTTGATTAACGAACCGTTACAAATTCTTGGAATGCTTAAATTTTGTAATAGGGCTTCAAAATAAACCGATATAAATATACAGAAAGATCAAATAATATCGAAAGCTAATGTTGCAAGCAACTAATTTTACAACTATGTTATTTGATTATATATACAATAATGCATAAACTAATCCAACAGATAGAACATTTCAAacgaaaaaaataattttattagttttttcgCGGATAAGGAAAGATGACACAGCTGACAATAATCATACAAAATAGAAAACTTATAGCAAATATGTACTTAATGAATTTTTGTTTAATACAAAAACACCATTCTTGCGTAAATTAATTCATGTAATGTAAAATGTCAAATATTAGTAGATTTTagacccgtttgttttacctactgtttgctgttggaaaaaccTGATTTTCCAAATACTTAAAACTCATTTTGAAGTGGAAAGACAAACAGtagcatgaaaatgagcaatcAAACACCTAATTCTTATAAGTAAGAAAATGCTTAATACATCGTTTTTCTTTTGAGCTTGTTCAAAAAAATTGATTGACCTCCTGAAATTTCAAAGTATCTCGATAGTCCTatcaatttgtataaaatattcaattaatcATCTAAACTTGCGTCAAATGTAATCAATTTATTATTCCATTATAAAAAAGTAAGCTGCATGTAAAAATGAGTTATACGCATCTTAAAATGTCATTACATAATTTATAGAATAGATTAAAAAAGTTCTtattgctcaactataaaacttgttttctctaatattagaaccgcatgCCCTATcgtcttacttttttttttaatgtgtgCAACACATTTTCCGCattgaattttcttttttttataattgaatgattaattgattatattttacgtaagtttaggaagctaattgaaatattttaaaagttgaAGGGCCAACCGTTGGACAAGTTCatagcaaatgatgtattagaaaaaaaaa of the Euphorbia lathyris chromosome 7, ddEupLath1.1, whole genome shotgun sequence genome contains:
- the LOC136234957 gene encoding uncharacterized protein isoform X2 gives rise to the protein MRPQVSKLDPKSIKCIFVGYSRTQKGWFLFLLDQLSVTFILGVYVLQVMHLLVLQLPVFPLQFRLQILPHLRILALTFLSPCEKVLVIDMEFLTAIVSSIAGEIAKYTVAPIGRQIGYLIFYDRNINNLKTKLQKLHDKKTGVDLQVNHAERNLYDPPPEVKTWQHQVVTVHVEATKFLEDEEIERKKRCFSGPCRNPKSLHSLSRKATKMSQDVVALLEDAEKFQFSEFACPRPPPALGSTFHTEGIKDFGSRVSLMKDVLKALMDDNLSMISICGLGGVGKTTMVKEIVKVVETQKLFDEVAMPVVSQNPNLKKIQGDIASCLGLELKDDTEKGRALKLHERIANNEKRILLILDDVWNEIDFEEIGIPAADESKIKCKIVLTSRREDECNKMGSQKNFRIHALSNAEGWDLFKGIAFADDSVDNQDLHQMAKQIAAECDGLPIAIVTIAKALKKKRESVWFDALNQLQRSNLKGVSGMGKVYSRLELSYDLLERGEAKSCFLLCCLFPEDYDIRVEDLVRYGMGLRLLENIESIQQARHRVHALVDELKDSFLLLDSDKDDHDQYVKMHDVIRDMAISIASKEKSYIVSCNDEMKKWPETDRYEDCHAISLRCKQMKEHPSDLNCPKLELVRLQYQKGLKRLPDNFFKGMKELKVLDLDIPSLPDSLPVLEKLRTLYLSDMAEIGDVRNVEILTIRDECFPMIPKEVGSMGKLRLLDLRGMSRLRYIPRGVLSRLSSLEELYAGSFMEWESSVYYDSDSSVEFEEDYCGIGGKVNASLDELESLPLTSLQISVPEPSVLPTESVLKNLARFRIVIKINLFAEGRTLGSMDSENGLRLEGDASAIKRSGICVLLKKTEDLILYSVRNLKSVWHELENDGFPQLKWISIEECRTLQHLVNISHISSSSQLPCFSNLRDITIASCDNLNYLFPVSMARRLSQLRRIYVYGCQRMDGLFYGKEEDDEVEFPNLIKLELKSLPELKGLLVDMDNAATNSSVIPGKMSISFLSRWIRLSNLQELVMERCHLVNVAFSIFVVEQLVQLKTLKIRYCKQMEYIIGGEDVEKHTRTSRLVFPMLISINISDLPELASFCQDSNFFWDWNSLKEIQIDKCPKMKTLVAQTQIIPSTSNQTVASIKEVIPNESQTRTESSSSHSSRNWHVELVSILFWSSWIRLSNLQKLVLGGCNSLKVIFSISVAEQLLHLRTLTIQVCKEVEYIVATLPGQEEEEEKHTRTSKLVFPMLTSIHIFNLPQLVTFSADARVSLDGHSLKEIQVHYCPKMKTLIALNQSTSTLDQSLLSINEMLFKIAPESKGSPSLSVEEVDVQDCVNLSNLFSSDVAKLLGKLQRLKVTTCEKIEEVISKGNEEAVDKIAFPQLKSMELKGLQNLRSFYNGIHPVELSFLKDLQFDESNFQLKIFLFECSLNVKEMCINGTDYSKMGNHFTNDTIKEQMLNKVSICCVEHFLIMCQLPHEDSSSIRDLLFTKCEKLLDVIPWNLITSLQKLEKLVVKKCDSVEKIFEYERVNTEDQTSITIFSHLEEITLEDLKNLKHIFNKIPKRILGFQKLEKLVVKRCASVLELFEFEEEESVTTFSHLDTIILEYLENLKHIFTKIPDNIVGFQKLRKLHVENCNNLRNIFSVWSVKGLVQLQQLEVAFCTRLEEIVAKQEKEEEEAIVFPKLRSINVLSCPKLECFYSGKRAIELPVLKSLSIFSCDAIQTFSNGLLSTPNLHKIAIDFMNHPCNGDLNAALSSK